From one Sphaeramia orbicularis chromosome 9, fSphaOr1.1, whole genome shotgun sequence genomic stretch:
- the pggt1b gene encoding geranylgeranyl transferase type-1 subunit beta, which produces MAEEESQFEEFEQIDFLRDRHVRFFQRTLQVLPERYASLETTRLTIIFFALSGLDVLDALDMIDRNMMIEWIYSLQVLPTEDQSNLSRCGFRGSSHIGIPYTTKGPGVLHPYDSGHVAMTYTGLCSLLILGDDLSRVNKQACLAGLRALQLEDGSFYAVPEGSENDIRFIYCAASICYMLDDWSGMDIQKAIDYIRGSLSYDNGFGQGAGRESHGGWTYCAIASLCLMGRLEEALSQRELDRIRRWCIMRQQSGFHGRPNKPVDTCYSFWVGATLELLDVFQYTNFDRNRSFILSTQDRLVGGFAKWPDSHPDPLHAYLGLCGLSLIGEPSLRKVHPALNITQRAFQHLQQLQQTWRDSSGSCLRQH; this is translated from the exons ATGGCGGAAGAAGAAAGCCAGTTTGAAGAATTTGAGCAAATAGACTTTTTAAGAGATAGACATGTACGATTCTTTCAGAGAACGCTTCAAGTATTACCTGAAAGATACGCCTCCCTGGAAACAACCAG GTTGACCATTATATTTTTTGCCCTTTCTGGTCTGGATGTGCTTGACGCCCTGGATATGATCGATAGGAACATGATGATTGAGTGGATTTATTCGCTACAGGTTCTACCCACAGAGGACC AATCAAACCTAAGTCGCTGTGGGTTTCGAGGATCGTCACATATTGGAATTCCTTACACAACAAAG GGCCCAGGGGTGCTCCATCCATATGACAGTGGCCATGTGGCCATGACCTACACTGGCCTGTGCTCACTGCTGATACTGGGAGACGACCTGAGCCGAGTAAATAAGCAGGCCTGTCTAGCTGGTCTCAGAGCACTGCAGCTAGAGGACGGCAG TTTCTATGCAGTACCAGAGGGAAGTGAAAATGACATACGCTTTATCTACTGTGCAGCTAGCATCTGTTACATGCTGGATGACTGGTCAGGAATGGACATCCAGAAAGCCATCGACTACATTAGAGGAAGTTTG TCATACGACAACGGGTTTGGCCAAGGAGCTGGTCGGGAGTCACATG gtggGTGGACATACTGCGCCATTGCATCCCTGTGTCTGATGGGCCGACTAGAAGAGGCTCTGAGTCAGAGGGAGCTGGACCGGATCAGGCGCTGGTGCATCATGAGACAGCAGAGTGGTTTCCACGGACGACCCAACAAACCTGTAGACACATGCTATTCCTTTTGGGTGGGAGCCACATTAGAG TTGTTAGACGTATTCCAGTACACAAACTTTGACAGGAACAGGAGCTTCATCTTGTCCACGCAGGATCGACTGGTCGGAGGCTTTGCCAAGTGGCCGGACAGCCATCCAG ACCCTCTTCATGCCTACTTAGGTCTCTGTGGCCTGTCTCTGATCGGCGAGCCCAGTCTGAGGAAGGTCCACCCAGCTCTTAACATCACCCAGAGAGCCTTTCAGCACCTCCAGCAGCTGCAGCAGACATGGAGGGACAGCAGTGGCAGCTGCCTCAGACAGCACTGA
- the ccdc112 gene encoding coiled-coil domain-containing protein 112: MATLATTHCAENHCSQGEGDPYSDNVDQRQARHKAVQFLREAEKSRRLIEKLEKERTLIVQCRKNGWIDVCGELEDYYRVLEEERNAAKLNLKKQLLKIHNGVRKFQKQLIDVKPTPELIEKLKEIMSEVETSINTLKEEQRSSFEELLKEERTCRQEITAYEKKIENWSLAVKPDPKCSKAPIVKTKPLDRDLPAEVRALDSFLQRTGGSYGGWDQYDHQAFLKVWTKHRGQPSYRAEAKLYLPGKTLEEIEQHEDWHQELIHLQDRKREAIQRWKASKQQQRQGRIQSQEEAEEAERKEKEVKIQTQKHRTEEERKEAAWRLEEWKKEKRRKEEQEEEQRLADEIQKRRQEKEERRRQLEVKLIIEEQLRLKREEEEEEQRRRREEELREMEERRKEATKGIKRFNERDLHKVEAKLQEKQLRSKKEEERQKRIAAKLREKVDGQVNRDPSRLTRPTKGWEERMKHIGPSGGGPVLQMFHRAVPSWRQGL; this comes from the exons ATGGCCACCTTAGCAACCACTCATTGCGCTGAAAACCACTGCTCG CAGGGAGAGGGAGACCCTTACAGTGACAATGTGGATCAAAGACAGGCCAGACACAAAGCTGTACAGTTCCTCAGGGAAGCTGAGAAAAGCAGAAGGCT GATTGAAAAGTTAGAGAAAGAGAGGACACTGATTGTTCAGTGCAGGAAGAATGGCTGGATCGATGTATGTGGAGAATTGGAAGACTATTACAGAGTTCTGGAGGAAGAAAGAAATGCAGCAA AGCTGAATCTTAAAAAACAACTGTTGAAGATTCACAATGGTGTGAGGAAGTTTCAGAAACAGCTCATAGATGTGAAGCCAACTCCTGAAT tgattGAAAAACTAAAGGAAATAATGTCTGAGGTAGAGACCTCAATCAACACACTAAAAGAGGAGCAACGCTCAAG CTTTGAAGAACTTTTAAAGGAGGAGAGGACGTGTAGACAAGAAATCACTGCTTATGAGAAGAAGATTGAAAACTGGAGTCTTGCAGTAAAACCAGATCCAAAATGCTCCAAAGCTCCCATTGTGAAG ACCAAACCCTTAGACCGAGACCTCCCTGCTGAGGTCAGAGCCCTGGACTCTTTTCTGCAGAGGACAGGAGGATCTTATGGAGGTTGGGACCAATATGACCACCAAGCATTCCTCAAG GTTTGGACAAAACACCGTGGGCAACCATCCTACAGAGCGGAGGCCAAACTGTACCTGCCTGGTAAAACTCTGGAGGAGATAGAGCAGCATGAGGACTGGCATCAGGAGCTGATCCACCTACAAGACAGGAAGAGAGAG GCTATCCAGCGTTGGAAAGCCAGTAAGCAGCAGCAACGCCAGGGCAGGATACAGAgtcaggaggaggcagaggaggcagagaggaaggaaaaagagGTCAAGATTCAAACTCAGAAGCACAG GactgaagaggagaggaaggaggcagCATGGCGACTGGAggagtggaaaaaagaaaagagaaggaaagaggaacaggaagaggagcagagactggctgatgaaatacaaaaaagaagGCAGGAAAAG GAAGAACGGCGCCGTCAGCTGGAAGTAAAACTGATCATTGAGGAGCAGCTACGTCTgaaaagagaggaagaggaggaagagcagaggaggagaagagaagaagaactgAGAGAGATGGAGGAAAGGAGGAAGGAGGCAACAAAGGGCATCAAGCGCTTCAATGAAAGG GACCTTCATAAAGTGGAGGCTAAGCTTCAGGAGAAACAGCTGAGGagcaaaaaggaagaagaaagacAGAAGAGAATTGCTGCAAAGTTAAGGGAAAAG GTGGATGGTCAAGTCAACAGAGACCCCTCCAGGCTCACCCGGCCCACCAAGGGATGGGAGGAGCGAATGAAGCACATTGGACCCTCAGGAGGAGGACCTGTGCTCCAGATGTTTCACAG AGCGGTTCCCTCTTGGAGACAAGGCCTGTGA